The following coding sequences are from one Polyodon spathula isolate WHYD16114869_AA chromosome 7, ASM1765450v1, whole genome shotgun sequence window:
- the nopchap1 gene encoding uncharacterized protein C12orf45 homolog, protein MEGCRVVKGGEVNGQKQQKTISKELLSVGNGGGIHDRLLLNSTRSSKNGASPQTVKVPRSSVLDRLQSFLPQMAQANEKLKLQMEESPAGQFDIENIEGNSEKIIEMDVALVELDDSDDSEIEESESEGESSQSEEDEEYGGSDMRKDQLKLPGSRVKRTGKIEVLESMNG, encoded by the exons ATGGAAGGCTGCAGGGTTGTGAAAGGTGGCGAAGTGAATGGACAAAAACAGCAGAAAACTATTTCTAAGGAATTACTGTCTGTTGGAAATGGAGGAG GCATTCACGACAGACTGCTCCTAAACTCGACGCGCTCCAGTAAAAACGGGGCTTCGCCGCAGACTGTGAAGGTCCCAAGGAGCAGTG TATTAGACAGACTGCAGAGTTTTCTACCACAGATGGCCCAGGCCAATGAGAAACTGAAACTACAGATGGAGGAATCTCCAGCTGGCCAGTTCGACATTGAGAACATCGAAGGCAATTCTGAGAAAATCATTGAGATG GATGTGGCGTTAGTGGAACTAGATGATTCTGACGATAGTGAAATAGAAGAATCTGAATCGGAGGGCGAAAGCTCTCAGTCTGAGGAAGACGAGGAGTATGGGGGCAGTGATATGAGGAAAGACCAGCTCAAACTACCTGGGAGTCGGGTTAAGAGGACAGGAAAGATTGAAGTGCTGGAGAGCATGAATGGTTAG